Proteins from one Planctomycetota bacterium genomic window:
- a CDS encoding nitroreductase family protein, with protein MELVKKRQSVRNYLPDIVPREAIERCLEATRLAPSASNSQPWRFIVVESPELKTKLAEAAFSGIYFISAFAKTAPVLIAAVRKPSGYLARMGGFFRGLQYNLIDIGIACEHLVMQATEEGLGTCWIGWFNEKKSKKVLNLSKASRVDIIISMGYASSKETRNKIRKPLDEIRIYK; from the coding sequence ATGGAACTGGTAAAAAAGCGTCAAAGCGTGCGCAATTATCTGCCGGATATAGTCCCCCGTGAAGCTATTGAAAGATGCCTGGAAGCCACTCGGTTGGCGCCTTCTGCCAGTAATTCACAACCATGGCGTTTTATCGTGGTAGAAAGTCCCGAATTGAAAACCAAGCTTGCTGAAGCAGCTTTTTCCGGAATTTATTTCATATCTGCTTTTGCCAAAACCGCGCCTGTCCTCATCGCGGCGGTCAGGAAGCCATCCGGCTATCTTGCGCGAATGGGTGGGTTTTTCAGGGGACTCCAATATAACCTAATTGATATCGGCATTGCTTGCGAACATCTTGTCATGCAGGCAACCGAAGAAGGCTTAGGGACATGCTGGATCGGCTGGTTTAATGAAAAAAAGTCAAAAAAGGTTTTGAACCTGTCTAAAGCCAGCCGTGTAGATATTATCATAAGCATGGGGTATGCTTCCTCCAAGGAAACCAGAAATAAAATACGGAAACCTCTTGACGAAATTAGGATTTACAAGTAA
- a CDS encoding HD domain-containing protein — MIEKILAELNINPRELITHSILQSQEALDGIIKFYERIETQLSNQPAGGQKSRESYAYDHIVTHSRNVAFYATAIAREAKTSAKETYEIALASFLHDLEKIYWPLDLLYNKTKNAFTESDWKRLTEHPVATAIFVERLAKNQISKEVIKMIEQHHEDYNGEGYPNNLAGDEICFGARIIRVADSFSSMTSSRPYKAHPASRETALKELKATAGIMYDPKTIALFEKVMANIPIPKNGLAKN, encoded by the coding sequence GTGATTGAGAAAATACTTGCTGAGCTTAACATCAATCCGAGGGAACTGATTACCCATTCCATCCTGCAAAGCCAGGAAGCGCTGGATGGAATAATTAAGTTTTATGAAAGGATAGAAACCCAATTAAGCAATCAGCCTGCTGGCGGGCAAAAGAGCCGGGAAAGTTATGCCTATGACCATATCGTTACTCATTCACGCAATGTAGCTTTTTATGCTACTGCCATCGCACGTGAGGCAAAAACTTCAGCGAAAGAAACGTATGAAATAGCTCTGGCCTCCTTTCTTCACGACCTTGAAAAAATATATTGGCCGCTGGATTTGCTTTATAATAAAACTAAGAATGCTTTCACGGAAAGCGATTGGAAACGCCTGACAGAACATCCGGTAGCCACGGCAATCTTTGTGGAAAGGCTTGCAAAAAACCAGATTTCCAAAGAAGTAATAAAAATGATAGAACAGCACCATGAAGACTACAACGGAGAAGGCTATCCGAACAATCTTGCCGGCGACGAGATATGCTTCGGGGCGCGTATTATCCGGGTGGCGGATTCTTTTTCATCTATGACTTCGTCCAGACCGTATAAAGCACATCCAGCCAGCCGAGAAACTGCCTTGAAAGAATTAAAAGCTACAGCCGGCATCATGTATGACCCTAAAACCATCGCCCTGTTTGAAAAAGTTATGGCTAACATTCCAATCCCAAAAAACGGCCTCGCCAAAAACTAA
- a CDS encoding pyridoxal phosphate-dependent aminotransferase family protein, with protein MADIFQKCFSFTRAKEAKEAGYYPYFKAIQSGADVEVLIDGKKMIMIGSNNYLGLTQDPRVKEAAIKAIEKYGSGCTGSRFLNGTLDIHEELEDKLAKFMKKEMCQIVSTGFQTNQAALSTVIGKNDTVILDRNNHASIIDGCRLSFGKPIKYRHNDMEDLERILKGLEDPESAMIVVDGVFSMEGDLANLPEIVKLKKKYKCRLMVDDAHGIGVLGKNGRGVSEHFGVEDDVDIIMGTFSKSFASLGGFLVGAEPVINYIKHIARALIFSASPPPASVATVLKALEILQKEPERRTRLWKITKKMHAGYKKLGFNIGPTQTPIIPLIIGDDMKTLFFWKALFEKGLFSNPVIPPAVNPGGSLIRTSYMATHTDTELDKVLDICGHVGKKMKII; from the coding sequence ATGGCAGATATATTTCAGAAATGCTTCAGTTTTACACGCGCTAAAGAAGCCAAAGAAGCCGGTTACTATCCATACTTCAAAGCCATCCAGTCCGGGGCGGACGTGGAAGTACTGATTGACGGCAAGAAAATGATAATGATTGGCTCCAATAACTACCTGGGCTTAACCCAGGACCCGCGCGTAAAGGAAGCCGCCATTAAAGCCATAGAAAAATACGGAAGCGGATGCACCGGCTCAAGATTCCTTAACGGCACGCTGGATATCCACGAAGAACTGGAAGACAAACTCGCCAAATTCATGAAAAAGGAAATGTGCCAGATTGTCTCCACCGGGTTCCAGACAAATCAGGCGGCTCTTTCCACCGTAATCGGTAAAAACGATACGGTTATACTCGACCGCAACAATCACGCCAGCATTATTGACGGATGCCGTTTATCTTTCGGCAAGCCTATCAAATACCGGCATAATGATATGGAAGACCTTGAACGCATCTTAAAAGGATTAGAGGATCCGGAAAGCGCGATGATTGTAGTGGATGGCGTCTTTAGCATGGAAGGCGATTTGGCTAACTTGCCGGAAATAGTCAAACTGAAAAAGAAATATAAATGCCGCTTGATGGTTGATGATGCCCACGGCATCGGCGTATTAGGCAAAAACGGGCGCGGCGTGTCAGAACACTTCGGCGTGGAAGATGATGTTGATATTATCATGGGAACTTTCAGCAAATCATTTGCCTCGCTGGGCGGATTTCTGGTCGGAGCGGAACCGGTTATAAATTATATCAAACATATTGCCCGTGCGCTTATATTTTCCGCCAGTCCCCCGCCGGCAAGCGTAGCAACCGTATTAAAGGCGCTGGAAATCCTCCAGAAAGAGCCCGAACGGCGCACCCGGCTCTGGAAAATCACCAAGAAAATGCACGCTGGTTATAAAAAACTCGGATTTAACATCGGACCAACCCAAACCCCGATTATCCCCCTTATTATCGGGGACGATATGAAAACCCTGTTTTTCTGGAAGGCATTATTTGAAAAAGGATTATTCTCTAACCCGGTTATCCCGCCGGCGGTTAATCCGGGCGGCTCTCTCATCCGCACCAGTTACATGGCAACCCATACGGATACCGAACTCGATAAAGTCCTGGATATTTGCGGGCATGTCGGCAAGAAGATGAAAATTATATAA
- the oah gene encoding 6-oxocyclohex-1-ene-1-carbonyl-CoA hydratase — MKSITWLEKDTKKKNHFLFSEEHFGTEPPTIVYEKRPVIDPKTGNEAKGLYTAWITLNNPAQYNSYTTGMVKGVIAGFQRASADNSIVAVVFTGAGDKAFCTGGNTKEYAEYYSMNPTEYGNYMDLFNAMVDGILNCKKPVICRVNGMRVAGGQEIGTACDISVSSDLAIFGQAGPRHGSAPDGGATDFLPLFMGLENGMWSCTACEMWSAYKVKQLGLISKVVPVIKDSGKFIRNPLVVTDKYVENGEIVYGEFKKGDEAAKAREFVKNANTDFEFLDKAVNEIIWTFTNLMPGCLIKTIDSVRMKKKFYWDQSKLPNRHWLAANMATEAFIGFNAFNTKKQTGKDVIDFIKYRQLLAEGHHFDEELISEVLPKPK; from the coding sequence ATGAAAAGCATTACGTGGCTGGAAAAAGACACCAAAAAGAAGAATCACTTCCTTTTTAGTGAAGAGCATTTCGGGACCGAACCGCCAACCATAGTTTATGAAAAACGCCCTGTCATCGACCCAAAAACAGGCAATGAAGCCAAAGGGCTCTATACGGCATGGATTACGCTTAATAACCCCGCTCAATATAACTCTTATACCACCGGCATGGTAAAAGGCGTGATAGCCGGCTTCCAACGCGCCTCGGCGGATAACAGTATAGTAGCCGTGGTCTTTACCGGCGCGGGCGATAAGGCATTCTGCACCGGCGGCAATACCAAGGAATACGCCGAATATTATTCAATGAACCCGACCGAATACGGCAACTACATGGATTTATTCAATGCCATGGTTGATGGCATATTAAACTGCAAGAAACCGGTCATATGCCGCGTCAACGGGATGCGCGTTGCCGGCGGACAGGAAATCGGCACCGCCTGCGATATCTCGGTTTCATCTGATTTGGCAATATTCGGACAAGCCGGTCCGCGCCATGGCTCTGCCCCTGATGGCGGCGCCACGGATTTCCTGCCGCTCTTTATGGGTCTGGAAAACGGGATGTGGAGCTGCACCGCCTGCGAAATGTGGAGCGCCTATAAAGTCAAGCAACTTGGCCTTATTAGCAAGGTCGTTCCGGTTATTAAGGACAGCGGCAAATTCATCAGAAATCCGCTTGTCGTCACGGATAAATACGTGGAAAACGGGGAAATTGTCTATGGCGAATTCAAGAAAGGCGATGAAGCCGCAAAGGCAAGGGAATTCGTCAAAAATGCCAATACTGATTTTGAGTTCCTAGATAAAGCCGTTAACGAAATCATCTGGACTTTTACCAATCTGATGCCGGGATGTTTGATAAAGACAATTGATAGCGTCAGGATGAAGAAGAAATTCTATTGGGACCAGAGCAAACTCCCCAACCGTCACTGGCTGGCGGCAAATATGGCAACCGAGGCATTCATCGGATTCAATGCCTTTAATACCAAAAAGCAAACAGGCAAAGACGTCATCGACTTTATCAAATATCGCCAGCTCCTTGCCGAAGGGCATCACTTTGATGAAGAACTAATAAGCGAAGTTCTCCCTAAACCGAAATAG
- a CDS encoding ABC transporter ATP-binding protein, producing MIRLDSIRKEYDDLVAVKNLSLNIAKGAIYGLIGPNGAGKTTTLKTLVGLLEPTHGSVFINDININDNPTSIRRMVGYMPDFFSLYDDLKVWEYPDFFAEAYEIKNKENRLKEILAMTDLESKRDGFIAGLSRGMKQRLLFGKTILHDPEILVLDEPASGLDPKARIDLRDTLKKLSAQGKTTIISSHILTELSDICNSVGIMEKGVMVETGTIDEILARIQTKKIIHLDIIGEKPPVMDFLKTLAGVDYAAEKNNLIEIGFSGKREDMPALLKALVAKDIQLVSLHEHKQNLEEIFMSISHHEVS from the coding sequence ATGATAAGATTAGATTCAATACGTAAAGAATACGACGACCTGGTGGCGGTCAAGAACTTAAGCCTTAATATCGCCAAAGGCGCTATCTACGGGCTGATTGGCCCCAACGGCGCTGGTAAAACTACCACCTTAAAAACCCTGGTCGGATTGCTCGAACCAACCCACGGCTCAGTGTTTATCAACGATATCAATATCAACGATAATCCCACTTCAATCCGCCGGATGGTCGGCTATATGCCGGATTTCTTTTCCCTTTATGACGACTTAAAGGTTTGGGAGTACCCGGATTTCTTTGCCGAGGCATACGAGATTAAGAATAAAGAAAACAGGTTAAAAGAAATACTTGCCATGACCGATTTGGAATCCAAGCGAGACGGGTTTATTGCCGGCCTTTCCAGAGGGATGAAACAACGCCTGCTATTCGGCAAGACCATCCTGCACGACCCGGAAATACTCGTGCTGGACGAGCCGGCAAGCGGTTTAGACCCAAAGGCGCGTATTGACCTCAGGGATACCCTAAAAAAACTGAGCGCCCAGGGCAAGACAACCATTATTTCTTCCCATATCCTTACCGAACTTTCCGATATATGCAACTCGGTCGGCATTATGGAAAAGGGCGTGATGGTGGAAACCGGCACTATTGACGAGATTCTTGCCCGCATTCAGACCAAGAAAATCATACATCTTGATATCATCGGGGAAAAACCGCCGGTCATGGATTTCCTTAAAACACTTGCCGGCGTGGATTATGCGGCGGAGAAAAACAACCTGATTGAAATCGGCTTTTCCGGCAAGCGCGAGGATATGCCGGCGCTTCTCAAGGCATTGGTCGCAAAAGATATCCAGTTGGTTTCTTTGCACGAACATAAGCAAAATCTTGAAGAGATATTTATGTCTATCTCTCATCATGAGGTATCGTAA
- a CDS encoding ABC transporter permease yields the protein MIYAVFALLIGFIYGAASTASCVVGEKDKNTYDLLFLTPLSDKSLTIGKLIGSTAHAWFLLLLILPFILISGLAGHVDGIRLISFHLVLISGTLFFASLGLLISISVKKPSEATGGAVISVIIIIIMSSAFLDIKETRFLSALSPIPLMREIGEEFSRANYYRSLYINEASFFGLSTNGALFTILLYLYLTYWAIIAVARKIRNPAGIYLSKLQAIIFFLIFEMFMVGAIWKYSQLPLMDNVRYEYTFNAVLYAYTFTNIVLLFALIFGLTLSYDDYFAYVRANAEKRPYKLFHQRTPSHLLVLICLVIMIAGFIVAVRSFSLQQSLVLHLVVALETVAIFYLVMQLFKTLMKNYGAIVSFILLIIANGIPPLVIAVFDLPARYHLYLNPIAYLAQIDDYVFKSNTEYFTLPIILGVLLIGMSMLFIKRHYTIKEIVVRRMQK from the coding sequence ATGATATATGCCGTTTTCGCACTGCTGATTGGTTTTATTTATGGGGCCGCAAGCACGGCATCATGCGTTGTGGGGGAAAAGGATAAAAATACCTATGACCTTTTATTCCTCACCCCGCTTTCTGATAAGTCGTTAACCATCGGTAAGCTAATCGGTTCAACCGCACACGCCTGGTTTTTGTTGCTACTTATCCTTCCTTTTATCCTTATATCAGGGCTTGCCGGTCATGTGGATGGCATCAGGCTTATTTCATTCCACCTTGTTTTAATATCAGGAACGCTGTTTTTCGCTTCACTAGGTTTATTGATCTCAATCAGCGTAAAGAAACCGTCAGAAGCAACCGGAGGCGCGGTTATATCTGTAATAATTATTATAATTATGAGCTCTGCCTTTCTGGATATAAAAGAAACCCGTTTCCTTTCTGCATTAAGCCCGATTCCTTTAATGCGTGAAATAGGGGAAGAGTTTTCCAGAGCAAATTACTACCGTTCTCTATATATAAATGAAGCCTCCTTCTTTGGGTTATCTACAAACGGGGCGTTGTTTACCATATTACTTTATCTCTATCTTACTTATTGGGCAATCATTGCCGTTGCCCGTAAAATCAGGAATCCTGCAGGAATATATTTATCTAAGCTACAGGCTATTATTTTCTTCCTGATATTTGAGATGTTTATGGTTGGGGCTATTTGGAAATATAGCCAACTTCCTCTTATGGATAATGTGCGTTATGAATATACATTTAATGCCGTTTTGTATGCTTACACATTTACAAATATCGTATTATTATTTGCGCTTATCTTTGGGCTCACGCTTTCTTATGATGACTATTTTGCCTATGTCAGGGCAAATGCAGAAAAACGTCCTTATAAACTATTCCATCAAAGGACCCCTTCTCATTTATTAGTTTTAATATGTCTTGTTATTATGATAGCAGGTTTTATTGTTGCAGTTCGTTCTTTTTCATTACAACAATCTCTCGTTTTACACTTGGTTGTTGCCCTTGAAACTGTCGCTATCTTTTATTTAGTAATGCAACTATTTAAAACACTAATGAAAAACTATGGGGCAATAGTATCATTTATTTTATTAATTATTGCTAACGGAATACCGCCTTTAGTCATAGCTGTATTTGATCTTCCTGCTCGATATCATCTTTATTTAAACCCTATCGCTTATTTAGCGCAGATAGACGATTATGTTTTTAAGTCAAATACCGAATATTTCACTTTACCTATTATATTGGGGGTTTTATTAATAGGGATGTCTATGCTTTTCATCAAGCGTCATTATACGATAAAGGAAATAGTCGTCCGCCGGATGCAAAAATAA
- a CDS encoding four helix bundle protein produces the protein MQRDNSKFKDEFKKRLYGFTLRLVEFLDKLPHDNVSRRIGDQLLRSGTSIIGNYVEGQSASSKRDFTNFFNTSLKSANESKLWIALLRDTKRANAEDVIWFIKELNEISNIFASSILTLKGRR, from the coding sequence ATGCAAAGAGACAACTCAAAGTTTAAAGATGAGTTCAAGAAGAGATTATATGGCTTTACGCTGCGGCTTGTAGAGTTTTTGGATAAACTCCCGCACGACAATGTTTCAAGGAGGATTGGCGACCAATTGCTTCGCAGCGGAACGAGTATTATCGGGAATTATGTGGAGGGGCAGTCGGCCAGCAGTAAACGTGATTTTACTAATTTCTTTAACACTTCGCTCAAGTCAGCTAACGAGAGCAAATTATGGATTGCATTGCTACGCGATACAAAACGCGCTAACGCTGAAGATGTTATTTGGTTTATAAAAGAACTGAACGAAATCAGCAATATATTTGCATCCAGCATCTTAACCCTTAAAGGAAGGAGATAG
- a CDS encoding 3-oxoacyl-ACP reductase FabG produces MDLKDKSAIVTGGSLGIGASIALELARAGANVAINYRKHADEANKIVAEITKMGRKGLAIQADVSKGADADKMVKEVVAKFGRLDILVNNAGINWDGVVWKMTEEQWDSVLSINLKGCFNYIKSVASIFKEQQSGKIINITSINGLRGKFGQSNYSASKAGIIGLTKSVARELGKFSVNVNAVAPGLIETDMIKNALEDVRQKALADIVLGRIGKPEEVAYVVAFLASDLARHITGEVIKVDGGQYI; encoded by the coding sequence ATAGACCTGAAAGACAAAAGCGCCATCGTAACCGGAGGAAGCCTGGGAATCGGCGCGTCAATCGCCCTTGAACTTGCCAGGGCAGGCGCGAACGTCGCCATCAATTACAGGAAGCACGCGGACGAAGCCAATAAAATCGTCGCCGAAATAACCAAAATGGGCAGGAAAGGACTTGCCATCCAGGCGGATGTCTCCAAAGGCGCTGATGCTGATAAAATGGTCAAGGAAGTCGTTGCCAAATTCGGACGCCTTGATATCCTCGTCAATAACGCCGGCATCAACTGGGACGGCGTGGTCTGGAAAATGACCGAGGAACAATGGGACAGCGTCCTTTCCATCAACCTCAAAGGTTGCTTTAATTATATCAAGTCGGTTGCCTCCATATTTAAGGAACAGCAATCAGGCAAGATTATCAATATCACATCCATCAACGGCTTAAGGGGCAAGTTCGGGCAATCCAATTACTCCGCTTCAAAGGCGGGTATTATCGGCTTGACCAAATCCGTAGCGCGCGAACTGGGCAAATTCAGCGTCAATGTCAATGCCGTGGCGCCGGGACTGATTGAAACCGATATGATTAAGAACGCTCTGGAAGACGTCCGCCAGAAGGCATTAGCGGATATTGTCCTGGGCAGGATAGGAAAGCCCGAAGAAGTGGCTTATGTCGTGGCATTCCTTGCATCTGATTTAGCGCGCCATATTACCGGTGAAGTAATCAAAGTCGACGGCGGACAGTATATATAA
- a CDS encoding DDE-type integrase/transposase/recombinase: MSLEEKLTIINAIESSKFTVREACAKLDLSEATYYRWRKKLRLNGLLGLQDKSSANKGKPWNTLMEAEKDKVFEVATLYPEWSCRQIACWISDNYGFTISEATAYRILKKKGWIKVKEENGFPALKEYHIKTVRPNQQWQTDATYLLVKNWGWYYLISVLDDYSRRIMAWDLKASMDYEAFSDVVEMACQESKLEYAPIEQKEIVKLLTDRGPALMSRPFEEYLKARRIGHIKASPHHPQTNGKIERFHRSAKERVSLVLWGSPEELKSEIKKFIDFYNGVRYHEAIGNVTPNDVYFGRKEQVLVKRELLKSETLNRRKLFNSNKSLGVENVS, encoded by the coding sequence ATGAGCCTGGAAGAAAAGCTTACTATTATAAATGCAATTGAAAGCTCTAAGTTTACGGTAAGGGAAGCCTGCGCTAAATTAGACCTGTCTGAGGCGACTTATTACCGTTGGAGGAAGAAGTTGCGCTTAAATGGGCTGTTAGGGTTGCAGGATAAAAGCTCGGCCAATAAGGGCAAGCCTTGGAACACGCTGATGGAAGCTGAAAAGGACAAGGTGTTTGAGGTGGCCACGCTGTATCCGGAATGGTCCTGCCGCCAGATAGCCTGCTGGATATCGGATAATTACGGTTTTACGATATCCGAGGCTACCGCTTACCGTATTTTAAAGAAGAAAGGCTGGATAAAGGTCAAGGAAGAAAACGGCTTTCCGGCTTTAAAGGAATACCATATTAAGACCGTCAGGCCGAATCAGCAATGGCAGACGGATGCGACGTATCTCCTTGTCAAGAACTGGGGATGGTATTACCTGATATCGGTATTGGATGATTACAGCCGCCGGATAATGGCCTGGGATTTAAAGGCGTCCATGGATTATGAGGCTTTCAGCGATGTAGTGGAGATGGCCTGCCAGGAGTCCAAGCTGGAGTATGCTCCGATAGAACAGAAGGAAATAGTGAAGCTTTTGACAGACCGAGGACCGGCTTTGATGTCAAGGCCTTTTGAGGAATACCTGAAGGCAAGGAGAATCGGGCATATAAAGGCATCGCCGCATCATCCGCAGACTAACGGTAAAATAGAGCGCTTTCACAGGTCAGCCAAGGAACGGGTAAGCCTGGTGCTTTGGGGATCTCCGGAAGAGCTGAAATCGGAAATCAAGAAATTTATTGATTTCTACAACGGGGTGAGATATCATGAAGCCATAGGAAATGTCACGCCGAATGACGTATACTTTGGCCGTAAAGAACAGGTTTTAGTAAAAAGGGAATTGCTTAAAAGCGAAACGTTAAACAGAAGAAAATTATTTAATAGCAATAAGAGTTTGGGAGTCGAAAATGTCTCTTAG
- a CDS encoding transposase yields the protein MENTGNVVASIKRATKRRYSAEEKIRVVIEGLRGEISAVELCRREGISTAVYYRWSKDFLEAGKNGLTKGYPKACQ from the coding sequence ATGGAAAACACAGGCAATGTGGTAGCATCAATCAAAAGGGCTACCAAGAGGCGCTATAGCGCCGAGGAAAAGATCAGGGTTGTCATTGAGGGGTTACGGGGCGAAATATCGGCTGTCGAGCTATGCCGCCGCGAAGGCATATCAACCGCGGTATATTACCGCTGGAGCAAGGACTTCCTGGAAGCCGGCAAGAACGGCCTTACCAAGGGATACCCAAAGGCATGCCAATGA
- the folD gene encoding bifunctional methylenetetrahydrofolate dehydrogenase/methenyltetrahydrofolate cyclohydrolase FolD, with amino-acid sequence MAEIISGKDISREIKDEVKKEVAALKPKNIIPGLATILVGEDEASKVYVGQKIKTCEQMGIASHHHKLPLDTKEADLLKLVGQLNKDPKVHGILCQLPLPKHINADKVLLAISPDKDVDGFHLLNMGKLLSKKNMKEIEAEQMYLPCTPHGIIQLLRRSNIQINGAEAVIVSRSNIVGKPVALLLMSENATVTICHSNTKDIGAVTRRADILVAAIGKPKFITADMVKDGVVVIDVGVNRLPEGLCGDVDFEKVKEKAKAITPVPGGVGPMTIAMLMVNTVKAAKKLNGIK; translated from the coding sequence ATGGCAGAGATTATTTCGGGGAAGGATATTTCAAGAGAGATTAAGGATGAGGTTAAAAAAGAGGTTGCCGCGCTAAAGCCCAAAAACATCATTCCCGGCCTGGCAACTATCCTGGTCGGCGAAGATGAGGCCTCCAAGGTCTATGTCGGCCAGAAGATAAAAACCTGCGAACAGATGGGCATCGCTTCCCACCACCATAAATTGCCCCTTGACACAAAAGAAGCCGATTTACTTAAACTCGTTGGCCAGTTAAACAAAGACCCGAAAGTCCATGGCATCCTTTGCCAGTTGCCGCTCCCCAAACACATCAACGCGGATAAGGTTCTCCTGGCGATTTCTCCGGATAAGGATGTGGATGGATTCCATCTCCTCAACATGGGTAAACTCCTTTCTAAAAAGAACATGAAGGAAATAGAAGCCGAGCAGATGTATCTGCCCTGCACCCCGCATGGCATCATTCAGCTGTTGCGGCGAAGCAACATCCAGATAAACGGGGCAGAAGCGGTGATAGTCAGCCGCAGTAATATAGTGGGCAAGCCCGTCGCGCTTTTACTCATGTCGGAAAACGCCACGGTAACGATTTGCCATTCCAATACCAAAGATATCGGAGCGGTTACCCGCCGGGCGGATATTCTGGTGGCGGCTATCGGAAAGCCTAAATTCATTACGGCTGATATGGTAAAGGATGGGGTGGTGGTGATTGATGTCGGAGTCAACCGTTTGCCTGAGGGGCTCTGCGGCGATGTTGACTTTGAGAAGGTTAAGGAAAAGGCCAAAGCCATTACGCCGGTTCCGGGCGGAGTCGGTCCGATGACCATTGCCATGCTTATGGTCAATACCGTCAAGGCGGCCAAGAAGCTAAACGGCATAAAATAG
- a CDS encoding glycosyltransferase yields the protein MPEYVPLVTVIMPTYNHGQFIGEAVESVLNQTYKNIELIIIDNYSEDNTEKIVSSFKDTRIKYFKLRNNGVIAASRNEGVRKATGRYIAFLDSDDIWLPFKLERQLNFLEENKDVGLVYGRAEIFGESDSSGIEFPHLKYVKTGWLFDGLLKRNFIGILTVLLKKECLEDVGVFDEDVQIRSAEDYDLWLRISKKYKIGGINEIMAKYRVHGANVSLDATKNLSACLRVVNKISSKTEISKNAQNNAIGKLHFKMAKEYILSGNKEKSFESIKRSVQYKKNTQNALYFILMNCGLYFMLKFIIVGIKKLRKLS from the coding sequence GTGCCAGAATACGTGCCCCTTGTAACCGTAATCATGCCTACCTATAATCACGGCCAGTTTATCGGGGAAGCCGTGGAATCTGTTTTAAACCAGACATATAAAAATATCGAACTTATAATCATAGATAATTATTCCGAAGATAATACCGAAAAAATCGTCAGCTCTTTTAAAGATACGCGGATTAAATATTTTAAACTCAGGAATAATGGAGTTATTGCCGCTTCGAGGAATGAAGGCGTAAGGAAAGCTACAGGGAGATATATTGCTTTCCTTGATTCTGATGACATATGGTTGCCGTTTAAATTAGAACGCCAATTAAATTTCCTTGAAGAAAATAAAGATGTAGGCTTGGTTTACGGACGAGCAGAGATTTTCGGGGAGTCCGATAGTTCAGGAATTGAATTTCCTCATCTTAAATATGTTAAAACAGGATGGCTTTTTGACGGTTTGTTAAAACGTAATTTTATCGGTATTTTAACGGTCTTGTTAAAAAAAGAATGCTTGGAAGACGTTGGGGTATTTGACGAAGATGTTCAAATTCGTTCGGCTGAAGATTATGACTTATGGCTTAGAATTTCCAAAAAGTATAAAATAGGGGGGATTAACGAAATAATGGCAAAATACAGGGTGCATGGGGCGAATGTATCGCTGGATGCAACTAAAAATTTAAGCGCTTGCTTACGGGTTGTAAATAAGATTTCTAGTAAAACAGAGATATCTAAAAATGCGCAGAATAATGCTATTGGTAAGCTGCATTTTAAAATGGCTAAAGAGTATATTTTATCCGGTAATAAAGAAAAATCGTTTGAGTCTATAAAAAGATCAGTTCAATACAAGAAGAATACACAAAATGCTTTATACTTTATTCTTATGAATTGCGGTTTATATTTCATGCTTAAATTTATTATTGTTGGCATTAAGAAATTACGCAAGTTATCATGA